The DNA sequence ataagtcttaatagataataattaaaattactaagTTGCTCTGATAAAAGTATTATGAAATTACTTTTGTGTgagtgaattattattttttacttttattcaatAAAGTGAGAGggagataataataatatcatgtgTGATCATCAAATTAAAATCTACCTCACTTTTTTCCATTTACCTATGCAGATTTGAGACACAATAGAAATAGCATGGACAAAAGATTTTCTAACAACCTGTTTTCATTCAAAGTAAGTCAAAGTTGAATTTCACAAGTACAAGTACAAACATAAGTAGTCTCTTCCCACGTGCACAGGATGTGTCGAGAATAATtacaactaaatttaaaaaaataaaatacaattgtAATTGATGAACATATTTATGTAGTCGATTATATTATCCAGAAATACTGAAACTCATTCTATAATCGATTACAATATTTCTGGACTAATCTTATAATTCATTTAGTAATCAATTACAATATACAAAATGTATCTCTCCTAAATAATTTTATCTGAAAACTTCTTTATGAGAAAACATCTCTCCCCAATACATTTTGTCTAAATTcgtaatttttaaaagatttgtcTAATCTCGTAATTATGAGAAGTGATTTGTCTATTACAGACAAAAAATCCTGCATGCACTACTATTCTTAAACAAACCATTTTTAGAAATTGGAATCGGTTCGGATCTCCAAGAGAACCGATTCTCATGGCCGATATTTTGGAATTGGTTCCAACAAATCTAGATTCGATTCTTTGTATCTCAAGAACTTATTGAATAGTTTTCAAACCAGAATCGATTCCCTAGTTGTTCAACGTGCGTTCTAATTCACCGTTCTCACAATTCTCAACCTCTATTCTCGCCATGATTATTGCAAAACTCAGTCCACATGATGTTTTTGCGATATtccttttataaaataacattattcacCCCAAATATCATCACATGGAGCGGAATTAAATAAGTAACTTATCCCGCTAATATGCATTTTCCCTTCTGTCCAAATCCATTCAAACAAATCCCGCACtcgttattttaaattttaaattttaaatgcaCGTAACTGAAATCTCGAGTAAATATCTAATTATATcattacaaataaatgaatctAAATAAATTAAGGTTAATCGGTCTCTTGACTCCaatatttttatagtatttttgtaTAGGATTTCTTACTGAAAATCTgaaagataaaatgaataaagaCATGCATACACCAAAATACTACATTTCTAAAATTGGTTCTTGGTTAATTAATCTATATCCTAAAGCAGAAGAGATACAGATATTTAGATATTGATAGATAtcaaaattgattttgttttcaaacTTCGGTTTGACTACACGATGAAAAAGAATCCTGAAAGCAAATTTTATGACAGGTTGAAAATTTTAcactaaataatttttcaacaaaattgctttaagaaaatgttataaatataaattattttatttaaattcgaTCTCCTGAACATTTATCCCAGAGAATTTTCACCTGTCTATTTATACATAGATCAGATAAACGGGAAATAGTACTGtttagaatgaaaaagaaaaagaaaaaggaagccaattgaaattgaaatatttggCTAAATATTTTGTTGTCATATATTAGAGACATTAAATAGTTACTGAGAAATTTACTAACTGTCTTTAATGAAATTTCTGGAACTATTAAACATGTTTCTTCATAAGTTTTAAATCAAAATAGCTAGAGATTAGGAAAATCAATggctaataataaaaaacaaaacaaaacaaaacacacatatttaatagaatttaaaattaattacaacttaaatgtagatttttaattaaaaggtattattatattttaaaacacacacacaaatttATTTCTTACAGTGATGACAACCCAAGCTTTTAAGTCCACAATTAACCTCTCACTTCTAATGACTTCATCTTAGGTAGATCATAAAACAATGAACAGTGACACCAAACCAAATGATCAACTAAATTGTTGTGTTGTTCTGAACCAAATTGTCATCCAACTCATTGGCAAAGATTTTCATAACTTGTGAAGGCAAGGAAACCAAAACCAGAATCCCTTCCTCTCCCTTCGCGTTCTGACTCGGAACATGAAAGTTCACTGCAGGAAACATCCCTGCACCAGCAACAGCCATTCCTCCATACAGCGCCTTCCCCCACCCAAAATCCAAATCTCTAAATCCAGCCTCCGTCGTATCCAAAACCAGACACGACCTCACGACAGTAAACAAAGGTCTTCCCGAACTCACCATCAGATCCGCCACAGAGTGAACATACTCCTCGCTCACCTCGCCCCTCGCCTTCTGTATCAGCCTCACCGCATACTCCAACGGCTCCGAGCAAAGCTCTCCGGCAGCGGCCACAGCTGCCGGAAACGCAAAGCAGCTACCGTAATAACCCGTCAGTAAGGACGACTTGAACTTGTCGCGCGCATCCACGATGCACATCATCCGAACGTCCTCATCAGGATTGATCTGAAGCGCTCTTGTACGGCAGCGCCAGACGTAAGACGTCAGCACCTCGAAGGTGGTGGTGTGCTGGTCGAGGTCATGGGGGAGGAGGGCGCGGATGGCGGCAGTTTCGGCCGGGCCGAAGAAGAATGACCGTTGCTCGAAGCTCTCTAGAACGGCGTCGTTGGAGTCTGTGAGTTGCTCGTACTCGCGATGGTTGAATGTGACACGTGGCGGATCCCTGGCACTGAGAAGGTCCCTGCGCCACACAGGTTTGAATGGAGGTTCTTGAAAGACTCCTCGAGCTATCCCTGCCATGGTAATTGTGAACTGAATCAGGCCAACTCCGTCGACTATGGCGTGGTTGAAACGGAGCGCCAAGATGAAACCACCGCACTTCAAACGCGTCACCTGtgtatcattaaaaaaaaaaaaaagagactgCTTTAAAAACATGCATGCAGTCATTTGTAATTAACTAAGCATGTCACGTTAAACTCTCTTTATATAATCCAACTTGTGATTTTGATCAATCATGCATATGATTAAGTTTGTTTACTAAACCCTGATAATGTTCTGTATAAAATTGAAAGCTTGGGTGAAGAATATGGTAGGTTGGACCTGTATAATAAAAAGGGGTGTATGAGTTACAGCTTCCGAACCGGGAGGTTGGTAAAGGAGTTGTTGGAAGCACGGGAAAGGGGGTTTAAGAGTGTGACCGAATTGGTGGAGTGTGACATCAGCGTCGGCCTCGATGAACATCACACCCTCCTCGTTGCAATCCACCACCAGGCTTCCGTCAGGACCGTCCTTAATCCTTCCAGCCAACGGGTAGTAGAAAACTAGGGTTTCGGCGAGAGCGTGTCTAATGGCTTCAACCGGATCCTTCCCTGCCATTGATGGGTCGTTTCTGTAGAACTGTATGATTGGAATTTGGGTTCGGAGGCCCGCTTGGGTGTCTATGTCTGATAGCAGTTTGGTTTCGCGGGGAGTGGGCTTGGCCGGAGCCACCAGCTCCGGTTCGCTCCTCCGCACGTGAAACACGAGAGGGGGCGAAGAGGATTCCTCCTCCAAGTCGTGAGAAAAAGCCATGGGTGGAGGAAGAGTGAGGTGTGAAGATTAAGGTGGAGACTAGACTAGAAAAAGTTGAGTATACTAAAGGAAAAGTTTGCATGGACCTGACAGGTTTATATAATGGAAaatgaattttggaaaattaaattttcacaatttgtttttataattttggtaatattttttattttaaacatttaaaattatttaaacaattttattttaaattataagagaaaattgtcgttatttaattttcaaatatatttttcttgtataatatttcatttaagcTAAACAATAAGATTGTGTTTTTATGGATAGATGAATTTGGAGGAGAATGTGAAAGTAAATTTATGTGAATTTATGTTGATGGATATGTGTGTTTCTTTGTGTggatttaaaagataaattgagtaaatttaaaaataaatttaatgaaactgACTCAATAATTTGACtgatgtgataaataaaataaagagttataatagataaaattaaaaaattattaaagcaccctcaatataaaaatatattaaataatttttagattatttaaaaatattacattttaaaagtattatttaataaactttaacaaaaaatacaaaaataaattatattatattattataattaactttataaaaattattactatttaaaattattagttaataactaatattattattatatttagttattatatattattgttaattactatatattctttattattattatatatattattatttttaataatattatacatataaatatattatttcttattattattattttatttatatatataataataataatagtatataattattaataatatatatgttaattataatttgagaaataatatattttgttattataaatatttaaaatattatgaaaaaaaagtattagagatggctaaaattgtaaaatcatATGAAGAAAAAACGTTTTGATACTCTGTACAATCCTCTATTGATTATCAACTGGTACACAGTTGTCAACAGGTCATGTAGGTAGGGTTGCGAACAATAAATTCTTGACTGGAAAGAGATAAAGAAATGaacagtaaaataaaataaaataatttgtttaattaagataaaaattgaagagattttttatttagtattgtttgctttgattttttttattgattatatattttatatttattataaaaaatacaataaatacatTAAGTGAAGAATGagagtttaaataaaaaatcaaagcacacaatactaataaaaaatcaaagcaaacaatactaaataattttatctaCTTTTTATTGGTTTCATGTCTAactcaataattattaatacttACTATTTCTGGTTTTTCCCCTCTCCCATGTCATAGacatgaaaaacaaacaaaacaaaaattaggttTTATCTATTCTTGAGTCAACTTTCTTCTCTCTCCAACgatttgtttttaatgttaACTGTTTGATAAAGtatatagataaaaatatatatttgaaaattataaaaatatgatatgataACTAAATAAAAGGACAAGCCaggttttaaattaattttctctcttttgttGTGTTTGACTAAACTATAACAAATTCCTGTCCTTTTCTTtccctctttttctttttctgtaaaataaatatcaaatctTTCTCTCTAGATATAGATGAGAaactaatttgattttatataattaaatccTTTTCTCCCACCCCACGCGTGACACGTTTTCGATGAATAATAAATGTATACGTCATTCCTTACATAGTTGGTACAGACGTAATGGAAAATAATCGCTTATGGTTTGTCGGTAGAAAATTTTCCTTGTTCGTATGCCGCAAGTGAAATTTTCCTGCaaaagtgaaaatataaaataaaagaatattgttttaatttggtcatttctgttaatttaaggtttaattacgTCTATTTtcgttataaaattttaattgggtTGTCAACttcaaagttattttaattggatcatatcttttaaaaatttgttttaatttgatcaTTTCTGTTAAGGCATTTATTGACAGTGTTAAGTGTGTGTCACGTATCAgctcgtgttttttttttttcttttaatttcttttactttttttttttcttgaaaaacagttgacacgtgtcaaattagggttttgccacgtgtcagcttatgattctttaaatttttagcttttaaaaaaaaattaccacgTGTCAAAATATGATTCTGCTACGTGTCAATTATTTATGTGAGAAATCTcgatttggtccctgtatttgttTTCTTGTCTCAATCTAGTCATAATCTCTTTTTAAACTAAAgtaatttcatttctttccaATTGAgacaacatttaaattttatatcaatattataatgatacttttattataatagatattttaaaccaaattaattgtatttaaatttaaattttgcattaaactttatttaaaaaaattgttttaataatttctaaacaacttacaattgaatttaaaaaatatctattataataaaaatatcatcataatattgatataaaagttaaatttggtctcaatttgaaaGGGATGAAATTACTTCAGTTTAAAAAGagattaggactaaattgagacaaaatatcaaatacaatAACCAAATCgagatttttcacataaataattgacacgtgacaaaatcatattttgacacgtggcagttttttttttcttttaaatttaaaaattaaaaaaattaaaaaaaaaattaagaaaatcacAAGCTGACATGTGGCAAAACCCTAATTTGACACATGTCagatttttttaagaaaaaaggtaaaaaaaaaatttaaaaatttaaaaaaatttaaaaaatttttaaaaaaactacgagttgacacgtggcatagaGTTAACGCCGTCAATGATGCCCTAACGGAAATGACCAAAttggaacaaattttcaaaaaatatgacCCAATTGAGATAACTTTGAAgttgaggacctaattgagattttGTAACGAAAACGGGAACCTTCCGTGTGATTAAAccttaatttaatataataaattacgttgtatttttttatagttgattttttcttgtaaatgtTAGGTCTATGAAGAGGATTTTATGGGAAGAATAAATACCAACGAGACCTGAGTCCAACCACACAAGACATTgacattattttcaaaattttaagacaatacgtttatgagtttttatccttatataatgttctactttttcaattttagttaaCGTGAgactttttcatttaaattccTAATGATAAAAGTTATCCACAATCAATAATTGGGgttgatataattttttgtttaaatgttattttttaataaaaaaatgtaaataataataatatttaaatattaaaaaataagataaaacaatattattgtttagttaaattttttaaaatggagagtttaaataaatcaattagtaagaataattaataaattataaatatgtgtGTTGATGATGACACACATTGCCAAAATTTAAGCGATGACCTAGTTTTTACAAAGGAGATAAATAATTGCCaaaattgaatattataaaaataatgtaaagatAACTTATAATATTATTCAAACACATTGCAAAAAGATGGttagaaatgaattttaatttgactaaatcttataaaaatcaatttgtaatatatatatatatataaaggttaattttatttttaattgatgattacatcatattttcaaaagtaagAATATGATTAAGACAAAAATACTGAGAAACTAACTTGAGATTTTAACCTTAGTATTTCAAATAGTAATCTTGaattaattgtattatattttttttcttaaaaaatagttatttacaTTGGGTTAGAGGTAAGTTTTTGCTTTTAATATCAATAACAAACTAatcttttacaattttcttgttacaagtatatatttttttaatttattaagatacgataaaaatataaatttaggaaaaaaatactaacaaaataaAGGGGggaaataaaactaataaattttgcaaaaggtgatttagttataatttttatgatgtTTCAATGCATAGAAAGtgatttataaaaacaaaatttatataacaacGATGGTTTAAAAGGCtacttttaaattgtttaaatttgaaggattagttaagataaaaatgaattaaagattttaattgtaaaataagtGAAATTTTAAAGTCAACTAGAATAAGTTTATGGTGTTTCCTGGTAAACAAGTTAAAGCATATAAATCACCCACGAAAATAATCTATATCATTGGgacaacattaaaaattaatgtgtccatttaaattttaaaagattaggtgctctttaccctttctatcataaatattttcttttatactaTAAATATGATACTTCATTTTTTCAGAAAGAGCGTTTTTTATAAGATATCCCAACGCGTtcaacatttgttaattttctaTTCCTTTTAGATGGTTTGAAGTTAAACACATGGAGATTTCTAATCCTTCTGAATAAGGGATCATGGTTGGCTTCTCTTAAAAAATTCTTTTGCATTATTGAAGTCAAACAAGTGGTGGATCCTCATGAACAGAGGATCATtagacaaaaaacaaaaatactctgataccataaaattCAGAGAGCAGAATTACTTAGGAGATTATCTTAATGAAATGTCATTTGTTCAGCTTCATGCCTAATGGATTCGAACAATGGCGATGACAAATAACGCTCTCCATAACTGGGAAATACCACCTGCACAGCATCGCAGCAAATGTCAAATGACATGatttatataaagtaaaaatcTCTTGTACCTCAAGGAAGAATAATCACAAATTCACACAATACCAAACATCCTTAGATTCTAGAAAAGTTGAATCAGCAAATAGAGGAAAAACCTAATAAGAGGGTCCTAAGTTTACCACGTGGGACGAGGAAGAATCAATGATCATGACACTTCCATttgaagaaaaagtaaagaCTTTGGCAGCAAAGCAGGGGATTACCTTAATACACTAACCAGCTCAAGTCCTTACGGATGGAATTGGACCAATAAAGACCAATCGTTCTAAAGATGCAGCGGTTATCAAGAAGTTTTTTGGGCTACTCAGAGTCCATGAACACGGTTTCCTCGTTGGCTTGAATTCTGAATTTGATCAAGTTAGAATCCAAATCTTACAGAAACAAGAGCGAAAAAACTCCAACGAAGCAGTGGCTGTTGTACTAAGTGAAGAAAGTAGGAGTAAAATGTTAGATTTTCCAACACTCAAAAAACCTTAAAAATGGTCTTTGAACATAAGAAACTTGACTTTGGCCATAGTCATGAGATAGAAGACAAGAAGATTGACAAATGTGGACGAGAAGGATGATGGTCGATGTTGTACTTTTACCTACCACAATAACCCTTGCTATATTTGGAAGAAGTGGTACAGACTTTATCCAAAGCCTCCATGTTGAGATCAATAATGGGAACACAAAAGTGACCTATTTTTCAAAAACAGGTGAAGAAAACAAATCTGTCCTTCTCAACTAAGGAAGTAGATCAGTAGAAAAAAGATTCGAGTTTTCCTAAGTAAACTAGAGAAATCTACGGCATACTCAACTAtgctttcattttcttttggaaTAAATGTATAACATGATTGGATATAGACTTTAGAGTTGCTGACAATATTATGACAACCTTAACTAAAGACTTCTCCGCCTATATCAATAAGAAAATTGACATTGCAGATGGAACTTTTATAACTGCAGCAGGTCAAAAAAGGATTCAGTTAATCCCATCAATAATCTTGAAAAAACATGTTTCGTGTTCCAAAATCATCCTCTAAAATCTTCATACAGAAACTTACTTAAGATTTGACATGTAATCTCGATTTTAACAACAATTGTTGTGTTTCCAGAGAGGGATTCGAGGAGGGCAATTGGACATGCTGGAAAATGCAACGACTTCCTTGCCTAGAAGATCTAAATCTGCCCAACGGGAGGAATCTTCCTCTAATGGCCAACACTACCCTAATTTATCATTATCGATTAGGACATTCTTTCTTCcgagttataaaaaatatgcttCTTATATATATCTCGTAAAAGTTTTCAATGTTAATGCAATGAATTATTCATGATTCATCCCTAATTATCAGAAGTGCAAATGTTCTTCAGAGTTGGTACATTCCCAATACCCTAAAAACCAAATTCTTTTACATACTTTTTTCTCAGGGTCAAGTGCCCTCTAACTCCGGTCACCTCTTTTCTATTCTGTTTCTTCACAGACATCTTTCATTACCGGTCTTTTTTTTGGGTAAAGTTTTAGAATATAATAATCTCATAATTCCTgttaaataaatcaaacttgTCAAAGATAAGAAACTCACAACGATGAGTTTTCCGGCATTTTCAGGTCTCTTCCCCAATTTTATGGCAGCGGCTGCTGCGGCACCCGATGAAATTCCCATCTGCAAAAGAAGTAATAATATAATCAGCATGAGAactaataatttgaataattgGAATTAGAGAAGTATAGAGTTCGCATTTTACACGAATATCCATATAGAAACTACTGTGAAATCAATAAGAGCCACAATTTATCATTGTCATACCAACAAACCTTCTTTTAAAGCAAGCAGCTTAgcagtttctattgcttctACACTTGATATCTGCAGTTTACAGACCTTGTTAGTCTTGACATAATGCGCTGTAATAGCAGCTAGCTAAGCAAAGATAATGGAACTTGCTTATACTATTGTATAACTGACACACATATATACTTGACACATAATGTAACTTGCTTATACTtgacacacatatatatatatacactattttttttcttcgcATGCATGATTATATATTCCCAGACACAAGAAACTATACTCTAAAAATAATACCAGCCATTTTATTACTGGAAATTTAAGTCAATTTAAAACCTAAAACAACAAAGTTTGAAATAGTTGAAAAAGGTATCCACACACCTACTTGGTAACTGAGATATACTTGAATAAAATCTAGATATTAAGATTACTTGAGAACATTTCTacaaaacagaaaaacaaataGAGGCTATACTTAGGCTAAGAGATAGACAGAGAGACTCAGGAAAATGAAGGGAGTTGTGATCTACCTGGATGACTTCATCTAGGAGATTAACATCCAGTACATTCGGAATGATACCATTACCAATCCCTTGGATTAGGTGATCACCTGAATGTGTACAAATTTATAGAAAAGTCAGTAAACGGTCTCATTGTATGATGTATGCATTCATCCGTTTATATAAATTCACCCGTTTGAGGTCTTGATAAAGCTTAAAGAACAAATTTTCAGAGTAGATGTATGCATCTGAATGAAAATGTTCACAATTCAACTAACAACAAACATTTAGCGTCTAATTTCTAATCCAATTACCTTAAGCTAAATATGGGTTCAACTCCTTCAGTGCACAAATACGGTGTGTTACGGTCCGTAAATTACCATACtacttaaatatttatgtatatagTACAATAACACTGTTCGGAGCACATACAGAAAATTTTCTTCCTCCAGAATACCGAGTATCTGGCATAACAGAGAGAAGAGGAGTGGAGAGGATGtgtttaaaataagataaatttttgagaatataatttaaacattttataaggataaaaaatattaaatattcttaaatttttgggtgaattgaattttttaattcactttAAGTCCAACATGCCTTTTGAGCTAGATGAAGTCAATCCAGTGAATtgactttcttttctttaaataaatataaatcttatatttattatacccCACAAAGACTTATAATGCTAGATTTATTGATGTTAGGAGACTAgcttttagttttaatattttaggaaTGAATGTTATAATACAGGTTGAATTCGATGTGTTGTTAAACAAGTTGATTCATCTAAA is a window from the Vigna unguiculata cultivar IT97K-499-35 chromosome 7, ASM411807v1, whole genome shotgun sequence genome containing:
- the LOC114189969 gene encoding benzyl alcohol O-benzoyltransferase-like, with product MAFSHDLEEESSSPPLVFHVRRSEPELVAPAKPTPRETKLLSDIDTQAGLRTQIPIIQFYRNDPSMAGKDPVEAIRHALAETLVFYYPLAGRIKDGPDGSLVVDCNEEGVMFIEADADVTLHQFGHTLKPPFPCFQQLLYQPPGSEAVTHTPLFIIQVTRLKCGGFILALRFNHAIVDGVGLIQFTITMAGIARGVFQEPPFKPVWRRDLLSARDPPRVTFNHREYEQLTDSNDAVLESFEQRSFFFGPAETAAIRALLPHDLDQHTTTFEVLTSYVWRCRTRALQINPDEDVRMMCIVDARDKFKSSLLTGYYGSCFAFPAAVAAAGELCSEPLEYAVRLIQKARGEVSEEYVHSVADLMVSSGRPLFTVVRSCLVLDTTEAGFRDLDFGWGKALYGGMAVAGAGMFPAVNFHVPSQNAKGEEGILVLVSLPSQVMKIFANELDDNLVQNNTTI